One window of the Silurus meridionalis isolate SWU-2019-XX chromosome 24, ASM1480568v1, whole genome shotgun sequence genome contains the following:
- the LOC124378569 gene encoding early endosome antigen 1-like, with product MMMAWFQLLLFTFLSFAPLTTLSRAVLGEEADDGDDENILKGICEGIDEQLNICNKKLSEKTDYSFDLENDLFALKEQQRVIKLSCINASQASSLQVAALQKQLDSMLLQLGEKTSGPAEAVLNLLQEYVKAQKLELELLVETDPKKIAEKQKQLQKLKSDMTEQSENLKDLECETTNNDKLELKVSELEGRNKYLEEQFSNTQEECNDLQENYEEILSGLEDTNSNLKNIVDVLSLKQKISELEDKIRSETSESKRTELENELKEKKKELDLKKRDNKDPDMDKILTIISKLEEMKKLQVEMLGADSSHKIKEMKDEVLRLISELDDSNVAKIVLKNLVLLTDESHLKKLISDIKQKTDKQIADLQEEVRKKEEELKKKVTESGEVTKLNRDISALREEVKNLMKQVKDLENTSAAQIRELEKQLNKKKQELENMNNTLKDKNAELAEKVLKITELIENLKQTKEEANRRNQEAAEKITDLETKLQKEEAEAKRLQEALKRATECIDLKNSYNQLKADFDKTVLKLNDTLINQVFTIQSLNQDIKNLEDKISSSGGNVDELNKKLQEKKEELEEAKQKIKKAKGESLKFLKLLEDLRKTNRKQEDHIKEYLTKIKKLNKKLQEKKEENAGAV from the exons TACTTGGagaagaagctgatgatggtgatgatgag AACATTCTTAAGGGGATTTGTGAGG GTATTGATGAGCAGCTGAACATTTGCAACAAGAAACTGTCTGAGAAAACGGATTACAGCTTTGACCTGG AGAATGACCTGTTTGCCCTGAAGGAGCAGCAGAGGGTGATTAAGCTGTCATGTATAAATGCCTCTCAGGCGTCCTCGCTGCAGGTGGCAG CTCTGCAGAAGCAGCTGGACAGCATGTTACTGCAGCTCGGCGAGAAGACCTCAGGACCTGCTGAAGCCG TGTTAAACCTCCTGCAGGAGTATGTAAAAGCTCAGAAGCTGGAGTTGGAGCTCTTAGTGGAGACGGATCCGAAGAAGATTGCAG agaaacaaaaacaactgcagAAGCTGAAAAGTGATATGACGGAGCAGAGTGAAAACCTGAAGGACCTTGAGTGCGAAACAACcaata atgataAGCTAGAGCTGAAGGTGTCAGAACTGGAAGGCCGGAATAAGT attTGGAAGAGCAGTTTTCTAACACACAGGAGGAATGTAACGACCTTCAGGAGAATTATGAGG aaatattaaGTGGATTGGAAGATACTAATTCAAACCTTAAGAACA TTGTGGATGTTTTGTCACTGAAGCAGAAGATTAGCGAACTTGAGGACAAAATCCGATCCGAGACGTCTGAGTCCAAGAGAACTG aactGGAGAATGAactgaaagagaagaagaaagaactCGACTTGAAGAAACGAGACAACAAGGATCCAGACATGGACAAAA TTCTGACCATAATCTCCAAGTTAGAGGAGATGAAGAAGCTCCAGGTGGAGATGCTGGGTGCAGACAGTTCGCACAAAATAAAAG agatgaAAGATGAAGTGCTGAGACTGATCTCTGAACTGGATGACTCCAACGTGGCCAAAATCG TGCTGAAGAACCTGGTCTTACTGACAGATGAGTCTCATTTAAAGAAACTCATATCAGACATCAAACAGAAGACGGACAAACAGatagcag ACCTGCAGGAGGAAGtgaggaagaaggaggaggaactGAAGAAGAAGGTAACAGAGTCGGGAGAAGTCACCAAACTGA ACAGAGATATCAGTGCTttgagagaggaagtgaagaaCCTGATGAAACAAGTGAAAGACCTGGAGAACACTTCTGCAGCACAGATCAGAG AACTGGAGAAGCAGCTAAACAAGAAGAAGCAGGAACTGGAGAACATGAACAACACTCTGAAGGACAAAAATGCAGAGTTAGCAGAGAAAG TGTTGAAGATCACAGAGCTCATTGAGAATCTGAAACAGACTAAAGAGGAAGCCAACAGGAGGAACCAGGAGGCTGCAGAAAAGATAACAG ATCTCGAAACAAAGCTGCAGAAGGAAGAGGCAGAAGCTAAAA GACTGCAGGAGGCACTGAAGCGGGCGACAGAGTGTATTGACCTCAAGAATTCTTACAACC aactGAAGGCTGATTTTGATAAAACAGTACTGAAGCTGAATGATACACTCATTAATCAAG tGTTCACAATCCAGTCTCTAAACCAGGACATAAAGAACCTAGAAGATAAAATCAGCTCTTCAGGAGGAAAcgttgatg aaCTGAATAAGAAATTgcaagagaagaaagaggaacTCGAGGAGGCCAAACAGAAGATCAAGAAAGCGAAAGGAGAATCTCTTAAAT TTCTGAAATTACTGGAGGATCTGAGGAAGACGAACAGGAAGCAGGAGGATCATATCAAGGAATATCTCACTAAGATCAAGA aaCTGAATAAGAAATTgcaagagaagaaagaggagaatgCTGGAGCAGTTTAA
- the LOC124377764 gene encoding myosin-10-like produces MEKEIKEKNKEITFLKRSGCEETKKEISDLQKELKVKERELEQVKRENAVQIRELQRQLDEKKHKLEESRAELKTLDEENASLIEQLGNLTEELNKGDKDKGVELREAQKRISDLEKQLKKKEKEVSELENTNSELVEQLKQSQKEVSELNHDNTDLEEQLKKKQKELSDLKNNNAELKDQLKKQQKDLSTLKNNNAELEAQLNQKEKEISDLKNNKEGATEENQRLQEEVKRLTAQVQATKKLEEQLRKKEKELSDQKNNNAELEAQLNQKEKEISDLRNNKEGATEENQRLQEEVKRLTAQVQTTKKFEEQLRQKEKELLDQKNNNAEFEKQLEQKEKEVSDLKKKNTVVIGENERLRDLVTGLNERVNNADKLEEQLKLKEKELSDQKKKNADVIEESERLRGDVRRLNTRVKALEKIEEELKQKDKEISTLKKNNKELINENNGLQENVKTLNEQIEKLEKKKPVNTVAPPVFTLTSLEFDLKTAHKRLEISGDKRSMRAVDYTITRADNPGRYDTAFAALTSLGFSWGKPDWRIKVNDHPCYVVGVASEAAPRKGEIGYRPSNGYWTIFNNNGRYYIQRDACSAPS; encoded by the exons ATGGAGAAGGAGATCAAAGAGAAGAATAAAGAGATCACGTTCCTGAAGAGAAGTGGCTGTGAGGAGACCA AAAAGGAGATATCTGACCTGCAGAAGGAGCTAAAGGTGAAAGAACGAGAGCTGGAACAGGTGAAGAGGGAGAACGCTGTACAGATCAGAG AACTGCAGCGGCAGCTGGACGAGAAGAAGCACAAACTGGAGGAGAGCAGAGCTGAGCTGAAGACCCTCGACGAGGAGAACGCCAGTCTGA ttGAACAGTTGGGTAATCTGACTGAAGAGTTGAATAAAGGAGATAAGGATAAAGGAGTTGAGCTTCGTGAGGCTCAGAAGCGAATCTCTG ATTTGGAAAAGCAgctgaagaagaaggagaaggaagtTTCTGAGCTGGAGAACACAAACTCAG AACTTGTGGAGCAGCTGAAGCAGAGCCAGAAGGAAGTTTCAGAGTTGAACCACGATAACACAG ATCTTGAAGAGCAGctgaagaaaaagcagaagGAGCTTTCAGACCTGAAGAACAATAACGCGG AGCTTAAAGATCAGCTGAAGAAACAGCAGAAGGATCTTTCCACTCTGAAGAACAATAATGCAG AACTTGAAGCGCAGCTGAATCAGAAGGAGAAGGAAATTTCAGACCTGAAGAACAATAAAGAAG GTGCGACTGAGGAGAACCAGCGTCTGCAAGAAGAAGTGAAGAGACTGACAGCTCAAGTCCAGGCAACAAAGA AACTTGAGGAGCAGCtgaggaagaaggagaaggaactTTCGGACCAGAAGAACAATAATGCAG AACTTGAAGCGCAGCTGAATCAGAAGGAGAAGGAAATTTCAGACCTGAGGAACAATAAAGAAG GTGCGACTGAGGAGAACCAGCGTCTGCAAGAAGAAGTGAAGAGACTGACAGCTCAAGTCCAGACAACAAAGA AATTTGAGGAGCAGCTGAGGCAGAAGGAGAAGGAACTTTTGGACCAGAAGAACAATAACGCAG AATTTGAAAAGCAGCTGgagcagaaggagaaggaaGTTTCAGacctgaagaagaagaacacaG TTGTGATCGGTGAGAATGAGCGTCTGCGTGATCTCGTGACGGGACTGAACGAGCGAGTTAATAATGCAGACA AACTGGAGGAGCAGCTGAAGCTGAAGGAGAAGGAACTTTCAgatcagaagaagaagaatgcag ATGTGATTGAGGAGAGTGAGCGTCTGAGAGGAGATGTGAGGAGACTGAACACCAGAGTCAAGGCCCTGGAGA AAATTGAAGAGGAGCTGAAGCAAAAGGACAAGGAAATTTCAACCCTGAAGAAAAATAACAAAG AGCTGATTAATGAGAACAACGGTCTGCAAGAAAATGTGAAGACCTTGAATGAGCAAATAGAGAAGCTGGAGAAAAAGA AGCCGGTAAACACAGTGGCGCCTCCTGTATTCACCCTCA CATCTCTGGAGTTTGACCTCAAGACGGCTCATAAGAGACTTGAGATCTCTGGCGACAAACGTTCGATGCGAGCAGTTGATTACACCATCACTCGAGCTGATAACCCGGGACGTTACGACACGGCattcgctgctctcacttctttGGGCTTCAGCTGGGGAAAGCCGGACTGGAGGATAAAGGTGAACGACCACCCCTGCTATGTggtgggtgtggcctctgaAGCGGCCCCCAGGAAAGGAGAGATCGGTTACAGGCCCAGTAACGGCTACTGGACCATATTCAACAATAATGGACGGTACTACATACAAAGAGACGCCTGCTCTGCTCCATCTTGA